In Sinorhizobium mexicanum, one DNA window encodes the following:
- the tnpB gene encoding IS66 family insertion sequence element accessory protein TnpB (TnpB, as the term is used for proteins encoded by IS66 family insertion elements, is considered an accessory protein, since TnpC, encoded by a neighboring gene, is a DDE family transposase.), whose amino-acid sequence MFTLGADLQVYLHREPIDFRAGINSLAVLVQETMALDPFAPAVFAFCNRRRDRMKLLFFDRSGFVLVLKRLTEDKFRWPRREAAVVQLTTEQLHWLLDGIDIDAMVRHPVRQYQVAG is encoded by the coding sequence ATGTTCACACTGGGCGCTGACCTTCAAGTCTACCTTCACCGCGAGCCGATCGACTTCAGGGCCGGCATCAACAGCCTTGCGGTGCTGGTTCAGGAGACGATGGCGCTCGATCCGTTTGCGCCGGCGGTTTTTGCGTTCTGCAATCGCCGTCGCGATCGGATGAAGCTCTTGTTCTTCGACCGATCCGGCTTTGTGCTGGTTCTGAAGCGGCTGACCGAGGACAAGTTCCGGTGGCCTCGCCGGGAGGCGGCGGTCGTTCAGCTTACGACCGAGCAATTGCACTGGCTCCTCGACGGCATCGATATCGATGCAATGGTCCGCCATCCGGTGCGGCAATATCAGGTTGCTGGTTGA
- the tnpA gene encoding IS66-like element accessory protein TnpA yields MEEDDQKLQVRLVGRNGRRRYDPASKNRLVSACLEPGVSVSRLALEHGVNANLLRKWIKKRTETQSLPPSSSPSFIPVQIESTSDRALLRQSSMAAVDLPGTCDGVRGSASKRAAPFSSPAKVSASLPNGVKLTLECGDVDALAAVIGALGHVHTGR; encoded by the coding sequence ATGGAAGAAGATGATCAGAAACTGCAGGTAAGGCTTGTTGGTCGGAACGGGAGACGCCGATACGACCCCGCATCGAAGAACCGTCTTGTCTCGGCCTGCCTTGAGCCTGGCGTGTCGGTATCGAGGCTTGCGCTCGAACATGGGGTCAATGCGAACCTTCTTCGGAAGTGGATAAAGAAGCGCACGGAGACCCAGTCCCTCCCGCCGTCCTCATCACCGTCGTTTATCCCGGTTCAGATTGAAAGCACTTCCGATCGGGCCTTGCTGCGACAGAGCAGCATGGCTGCGGTGGATTTGCCGGGGACTTGCGATGGAGTGCGTGGGTCGGCATCGAAAAGGGCTGCGCCTTTTTCCTCTCCAGCCAAGGTGAGCGCGTCACTGCCGAACGGGGTGAAGCTGACGCTGGAATGCGGTGATGTGGATGCGTTGGCAGCGGTCATCGGAGCGTTGGGTCATGTTCACACTGGGCGCTGA